Within Wyeomyia smithii strain HCP4-BCI-WySm-NY-G18 chromosome 2, ASM2978416v1, whole genome shotgun sequence, the genomic segment TACGTATTTCTTTCTGAATAATAAACGGTTGAAAATCAACTAAAGCGCAATAAATGTATATGGGGAAACAAAACTATAGATCTCTCTTCTTACAGTGACAAACGTCTAGACACAGACTACACTTGAATCCCCACGAACAGCGAACATGTGAGGGGGTTCTAAAATTCTCTAGTATGTATTAATACCTAACCcttattttttcatcaaattatacAAAAGTTTTATGCttcacaaattttacaaattgttATTTCTACTGTGTTAGTGGTACGAAAAAAAATGGTGGATTGGTCCGCCATttcgtagtgttttttttttatcaaaataaaatttctttttgCTCTATTCTCAAACTCTCGCTCCACTAATAATCAAGCATTATTGCAACCAACACGTGGTTGAATATGGCCATGCCTGAGCGCATGGCTGAAAAACATGGTATCTTGAGCACGAATCCGTTGCTATATCAGACGCCGGTATCCTAGCACATATTTGTTGCTATGCTTAGTAAATGCAAACAAGCTGCCAGTTTTGTTCACAAAAAGAAGTCACTaattttaaaaatcttttaaaaaattgataaaaatccgTATGCAAATCAATGGCATCTCAGGAAGTCATCAATTTAGAACCAGCAGCAATCATCGGCTTTGATGGTAGGAATGGTTCAGTAATGATTGCACATCTTGTTTAACTAAATTTTTCCTACCGTAGGCCACGTTATTGCAGGTCTACGAATTCATCCGGATGGGAAACATTTGGTATTTCCGCTCGGCAACGAAATATCCGTGTACGAGTTGGAGTCCAACCGGCAGAGCTTCCTGCGGGGACACACAAACACAATATCGACGGTTGACATTTCACCAAATGGGAAGATGGTCGCCTCAGGCCAGACAAACCATATGGGGTTTCGAGCGTATGTTATAATTTGGGATTGGCAAAGCCGAAAGGAGATTTCCCGCTACGAACTGCATCGAGTTAAGGTACAATCATTGTGTTTCTCATGCAATGAACAGTATCTGCTCAGTTTGGGTGGTAAGGACTGTGGGTCGATAATTGTGTGGGATATCGAGCAGAAGTAAGTACTTTTCGGTGCCTCGTATTCAATTAGTATTTGCTCAGCGAAAGGGATGCTTTTAGTATGGCGATTTGTGGTACTATTGCAACTAAAGAAACGACCGGTGATGCAACGAAGGTTTGCGCACTGAATAAACGCTGGACAACTTTTGTTTCAGGGGGAGATCGTGAGTATTCTTGTTCTGACTTCCATACTGCAATCGATCGATCGATTCAATTTCAGAGAACCTGCGTGTATGGCACGTTGATCGAGACAGAAAACGATTAAACGTTCAGGATGTGGCTGTCGGAAAACTGCGTCGAGAATTTACAGGTATGCGTATAACTGAGGACGATAACATTCTGTATGTGGGAACAATGAGTGGAGATGTTGTCAAAATTGGACTTAATGTAAGCACTAATCCGAGTGCACCTGCACAGGAAAAAGTGCCAGTACTTTTAGGGTGTTTCGGAAAACACAACCCGAGAAAACCGCTCGGAAAAGATTGCGAAAAGTATCACTACGGAGTACGGGATCTGTTGATATTACCCGACGGAAAATTGATTATAGGTGCCGGTGACGGAACTATAGATATGGTACAGGAGAGGAATGTGAGCTTTAAAAACTATAACAGCCCTACCTGGCCGCAGTTTAAATCGGTAAAAGAATCGTTTTTACGCTTCCAATATTAGTGACGATTAACGATACGTTTCAGATTCAATCGACCAAAGTTGGAGGCGTTATAACTTCTCTCCAAATAGTTAAGCAGTGCACACTGCTGATCGGTACGGATGGTTGTGAAATTTACTCCCTGGAGCTTCATTGTTTCGGTTCTAGCTTGAGACTGTTGAAAACATGCCACACCAACGCCGTCTACGACATTGCATTTCCATAGTTAGTATACGTTAGCGTTCAAGGGTGTGGTATTGCTAAAGGAATTCTTTGTTTTCCAGCAACTTTTCATTGGTATTCGCTACCTCGAGTCACGAATCGATCCGCATTTGGTCCACGTCACGAATGCAGGAACTGCTACGCATCGTGGTTCCGAATTTTGCTTCCTCCTCGATCGTGTTCAGCCGCGATGGTAAGAGTATCATTTCAGCCTGGAACGATGGAGTAATCCGGGCATTCACTCCGCTGACGGGCAAGCTGATTTATGCCATACCAAACGCTCATAACAAGGGCTGCTCGTCGGTCGCTGTGACGAGCAACGGTAAAATGTTGGTCAGCGGAGGTATCGAAGGACAAGTACGCGTCTGGAAAATTGAACCATATGTCCAGAGCATGATTGGTGTTCTGAAGGAGCACTACGGACCTATCGAATCCGTTCACATTAACAGCTTCGATACCGAAGTGGTTTCTGCTTCGCGCGACGGATCGTGCGTGATTTGGGATTTGATTCGATTGACACGCAAACATGTTATCTTCGCTCACACCCAATTTATCGCGGCACAATACTATCCAACTGGCGTTCAGATATTGACTGCCGGCTCGGACAAACTTATTGGCTATTGGGAATCATTCGACGGCAGTCTAGTACGAGAGGTGGAAGGATCGAAGTCCGGACCGATCAACGCTATTGACATGAACATGACTGGAGAATTTTTTGTATCGGCCGGAACGGACCAAATTGTGCGGTTGTGGAACTATCAACTCGGCATGGAAGTAGCGGTTGGGATTGGTCACGCTAGTGCGATTACATCCGCACGGTATAGTCCGAACGGGAAGTTTTTGGTCACCGGATCCACAGATGGAGGAATTTTCGTTTG encodes:
- the LOC129724323 gene encoding cilia- and flagella-associated protein 52, with translation MASQEVINLEPAAIIGFDGHVIAGLRIHPDGKHLVFPLGNEISVYELESNRQSFLRGHTNTISTVDISPNGKMVASGQTNHMGFRAYVIIWDWQSRKEISRYELHRVKVQSLCFSCNEQYLLSLGGKDCGSIIVWDIEQNMAICGTIATKETTGDATKVCALNKRWTTFVSGGDQNLRVWHVDRDRKRLNVQDVAVGKLRREFTGMRITEDDNILYVGTMSGDVVKIGLNVSTNPSAPAQEKVPVLLGCFGKHNPRKPLGKDCEKYHYGVRDLLILPDGKLIIGAGDGTIDMVQERNVSFKNYNSPTWPQFKSIQSTKVGGVITSLQIVKQCTLLIGTDGCEIYSLELHCFGSSLRLLKTCHTNAVYDIAFPYNFSLVFATSSHESIRIWSTSRMQELLRIVVPNFASSSIVFSRDGKSIISAWNDGVIRAFTPLTGKLIYAIPNAHNKGCSSVAVTSNGKMLVSGGIEGQVRVWKIEPYVQSMIGVLKEHYGPIESVHINSFDTEVVSASRDGSCVIWDLIRLTRKHVIFAHTQFIAAQYYPTGVQILTAGSDKLIGYWESFDGSLVREVEGSKSGPINAIDMNMTGEFFVSAGTDQIVRLWNYQLGMEVAVGIGHASAITSARYSPNGKFLVTGSTDGGIFVWTVPEQYHIKVSPPKATFETNNRKGTADSMTKTKQSFTPPVVGKKSNENVREIESARSTHSSQIARCPKVDMSVQPTVDPSVDAATLADDPQQQDLLETRSVHSQKSHILE